A genomic segment from Clostridium pasteurianum BC1 encodes:
- the purB gene encoding adenylosuccinate lyase, whose amino-acid sequence MRNIYQTPLNTRYASKDMSYLFSDEMKFKTWRKLWVALAESEKELGLNITDEQIEELKAHIDDINYEVAEKREKEVRHDVMSHVYAYGVQCPKAKGIIHLGATSCYVGDNTDIIIMKKALILIKNKIINVIEHLSEFALKYKKLPALGYTHLQPAQLTTVGKRATLWMQDLLLDLENINFVIDTIKLRGVKGTTGTQASFMELFDGDEEKIKTLEKKVTERMGFKEAYAVTGQTYSRKVDSIVLNTLSEAAQSAYKFSNDLRILQSFKEMEEPFETHQIGSSAMAYKRNPMRSERIGSLARYVIVNSLNPAVTAATQWFERTLDDSANKRISIAEAFLALDGVLNLYINVSSNLVVYDKVVAARVNNELPFMATENILMEAVKRGGDRQELHEKIRVYSMETAKRVKQDGLDNNLIDLIAKDPAFNIKKEEILSILDAKNFVGRAPGQVTDFINDCVNPVLEANKNILDINVDINV is encoded by the coding sequence ATGAGAAACATTTACCAAACACCGCTAAATACTAGATATGCATCAAAAGATATGTCGTATCTATTTTCTGATGAAATGAAATTTAAGACTTGGAGAAAGTTATGGGTGGCTTTAGCTGAGAGTGAGAAAGAATTAGGTTTAAATATAACTGATGAACAAATAGAAGAATTAAAAGCTCATATTGATGATATTAACTATGAAGTAGCAGAAAAAAGAGAAAAAGAAGTGAGACATGATGTAATGAGTCATGTATATGCCTATGGAGTTCAATGTCCTAAAGCTAAAGGTATAATACACCTTGGTGCCACAAGCTGTTATGTAGGAGATAACACAGACATTATCATAATGAAGAAAGCTTTAATACTGATAAAGAATAAAATTATAAATGTTATTGAACATTTATCAGAATTTGCATTAAAGTATAAGAAATTGCCTGCTTTAGGTTATACTCATCTTCAGCCAGCTCAGCTTACTACTGTTGGAAAGAGAGCTACTCTTTGGATGCAGGATTTACTTTTAGATCTTGAAAATATAAATTTTGTAATTGATACCATAAAACTAAGAGGAGTAAAGGGAACTACAGGTACTCAAGCAAGTTTTATGGAATTATTTGATGGTGATGAAGAAAAGATTAAAACATTAGAGAAAAAAGTTACGGAAAGAATGGGTTTTAAAGAAGCTTATGCTGTAACCGGTCAAACGTATTCCAGAAAAGTGGATTCAATAGTATTAAATACGCTTTCAGAAGCAGCACAAAGTGCTTATAAGTTCAGCAATGATTTGAGAATACTTCAAAGTTTTAAAGAAATGGAAGAGCCTTTTGAGACACATCAAATAGGTTCATCTGCTATGGCCTATAAGAGAAACCCTATGAGATCAGAAAGAATAGGATCTCTAGCAAGGTATGTAATTGTAAATTCTCTTAATCCAGCTGTAACTGCTGCAACACAGTGGTTTGAAAGAACTTTGGATGATTCAGCAAATAAGAGAATCTCTATTGCTGAAGCTTTTCTAGCTTTAGATGGAGTATTAAATCTATATATAAATGTATCCAGTAATTTAGTTGTATATGATAAAGTTGTTGCTGCTCGAGTAAACAATGAATTACCTTTTATGGCTACAGAAAATATACTAATGGAAGCTGTTAAAAGAGGTGGAGATAGGCAGGAACTTCATGAAAAAATAAGGGTTTACTCCATGGAAACTGCAAAGCGTGTAAAACAGGATGGACTTGATAATAATTTAATAGATCTAATAGCTAAAGATCCTGCTTTCAACATAAAGAAAGAAGAAATACTATCAATATTAGATGCTAAAAATTTCGTTGGAAGAGCACCTGGGCAGGTAACAGATTTCATAAATGATTGTGTCAATCCTGTATTAGAAGCCAATAAAAATATTTTAGATATAAATGTAGACATAAACGTATAA
- a CDS encoding SDR family oxidoreductase gives MVSTLNYPETIPAQKQNQQPGLEKLMNPKPIFDDPEYKGTGKLKNKVAIITGGDSGIGKAVAIAYAKEGAKIAIIYLNEHEDAKDTKKIIEDKGSSCLAIPGDLGDDLFCKEAVDKIIKEYGKIDILVNNAGEQHPQNSIEDITKEQLERTFKTNIFAMFYMTKAVMPYLKSGDSIINTASITAYKGNETLIDYASSKGAIVSFTRSLSLSLESRNIRVNDIAPGPIWTPLIPSSFSDYEVSQFGLDTPLGRAGQPAELAPAYVFLASNDSSYVSGQTLHINGGNILNG, from the coding sequence ATGGTAAGTACTTTAAATTATCCTGAAACTATACCTGCTCAAAAACAAAACCAACAACCAGGCTTGGAAAAATTAATGAATCCTAAGCCTATATTCGACGATCCAGAATATAAAGGTACTGGCAAGCTTAAAAATAAAGTAGCTATTATTACTGGTGGAGATAGTGGAATAGGTAAGGCTGTGGCAATAGCTTATGCAAAAGAAGGAGCTAAAATAGCTATAATCTATTTAAATGAACATGAAGATGCAAAAGACACTAAAAAGATTATAGAGGATAAAGGCTCATCCTGTTTAGCTATTCCTGGGGACCTTGGTGATGATCTATTTTGTAAAGAGGCAGTAGATAAAATAATTAAAGAGTATGGTAAAATAGATATACTTGTTAATAATGCAGGTGAACAGCATCCTCAAAATAGTATTGAAGATATAACAAAGGAACAATTGGAAAGAACATTTAAAACTAATATATTTGCTATGTTTTATATGACAAAAGCAGTAATGCCATATTTAAAAAGTGGAGATTCAATTATAAATACTGCATCAATTACTGCCTATAAGGGAAATGAAACACTAATTGATTACGCATCTTCAAAAGGTGCTATAGTTTCATTTACAAGATCATTATCACTTTCTTTAGAAAGTAGAAATATAAGGGTCAATGATATTGCTCCTGGTCCAATATGGACTCCACTTATACCTTCTTCTTTTAGCGATTATGAAGTATCACAATTTGGTTTAGATACACCTTTAGGAAGAGCTGGTCAGCCAGCCGAACTTGCTCCTGCGTATGTATTTTTAGCATCTAATGATTCATCCTATGTTTCAGGTCAAACACTTCACATAAATGGAGGAAATATTTTAAACGGCTAA
- a CDS encoding nitroreductase family protein: protein MSEVLKKEVLENLLERRSIRYFKSEQIKDEDLQQILEAGKYAPSAANQQSWHFTVIQNKEVLQKINDVAKSVFAKSGNKNYEERSKAKDFSAFYHAPTYIIVSADEKAIAPIADSALALGNLFLAAEALGIGSVWIHAVNFLYTTEEGRALFKELGIPDGYVTYGSGAFGYNAGERPKAASRRDGTVNIIK from the coding sequence ATGAGTGAAGTATTAAAAAAGGAAGTATTGGAAAATTTGTTAGAAAGAAGAAGTATTAGATACTTTAAAAGCGAACAAATAAAAGACGAAGATTTACAGCAAATATTGGAAGCTGGAAAATATGCACCTAGTGCTGCTAATCAACAATCCTGGCATTTTACTGTAATACAAAATAAAGAAGTATTACAGAAGATAAATGATGTAGCAAAATCTGTGTTTGCAAAATCAGGAAATAAAAATTATGAAGAAAGATCAAAAGCAAAAGATTTTAGTGCCTTTTACCATGCTCCAACCTATATTATAGTATCTGCAGATGAGAAAGCCATTGCCCCAATTGCTGATAGCGCTCTTGCTCTAGGTAATTTATTTTTAGCAGCTGAAGCCTTAGGTATTGGATCTGTTTGGATTCATGCCGTAAATTTTCTGTATACTACTGAGGAAGGTAGGGCTTTATTTAAAGAGTTAGGAATACCTGATGGCTATGTTACTTATGGTTCAGGTGCCTTCGGTTACAATGCTGGAGAAAGGCCTAAGGCTGCTTCAAGAAGAGATGGAACTGTTAATATCATAAAATAG
- a CDS encoding heavy metal translocating P-type ATPase has product MIESISLKIYGMTCSLCSITIESNLEKLEGIKKVNVSYSTEKAKLEYDSSKIELGNIKKKIELLGFSVGKNKEKYSSDGIDPSLIQENKLRNTFIISAVLSFPLILAMVLGGLGFCHDYIDPNSTTKIGAFIAYLRWRTLILHDWRLQFVLATPVQFIIGFRFYKNSFYALRARVATMDLLVAVGSTTAYFYSLYIVFFQRPAFLYGMRNIYFESSTVIITLVLLGKYLEAMAKGKTSKVIKTLMGLKPKNARVLRNDVEVDISIEKLLVGDIVIVRPGEKIPVDGIIIEGTSMVDESMLTGESIPVKKNEKDFVTGASLNKNGSFKFQATKVGDETVLSNIIKMVEEAQESKAPIQKIADKICGYFVPFIFLVAFSTFLIWYFIIYQSQLLDIALINAVSVLVVSCPCALGLATPTAIIVGMGKGAQNGILIKNGEYLEKICKINTIVFDKTGTITVGKPAVTDVIILDKSHEYDERKIIHIAAMAERRSEHPIGVAIYENGKEIIDQQSAAVESFEAIPGKGIEAVVKGKIVLIGTKKLMQENKIDLKNAETIFNSFQEEGKIAVFMAIDNNLISVLALSDKIKDKSKDVVPSLKKMGIEVYILTGDNKKTAFSVANKVGIENVMAEVQPGNKAEVIQKLMNKGKIVAMVGDGINDAPALATANIGFAIGTGTDVAIETGDVILLRDDLITLPLSIKLSKKTMDKIKQNLLWAFIYNLIGIPIAATGHLNPVLAAAAMGLSSISVLINSLSLKKFKFIDNKI; this is encoded by the coding sequence ATGATAGAAAGTATTTCTTTAAAGATATATGGAATGACATGTTCGCTATGTTCAATTACTATTGAATCCAATCTTGAGAAGCTTGAGGGAATAAAGAAAGTAAATGTAAGTTATTCAACTGAAAAAGCTAAATTAGAATATGATTCAAGTAAAATTGAACTAGGTAATATCAAAAAGAAAATAGAATTATTGGGTTTTTCAGTAGGAAAAAATAAAGAGAAATACAGTAGTGATGGTATAGATCCTAGTTTGATACAAGAAAATAAATTGAGAAATACCTTTATAATCTCTGCTGTTTTAAGTTTTCCATTAATTTTGGCTATGGTACTTGGGGGATTAGGATTTTGTCATGATTACATCGATCCTAATTCCACTACAAAAATTGGTGCATTTATTGCTTATCTAAGATGGAGGACACTAATACTTCATGATTGGAGATTGCAGTTTGTATTAGCTACTCCAGTTCAGTTTATAATAGGCTTTAGATTCTATAAAAATTCATTTTATGCTTTACGTGCCAGAGTTGCCACTATGGATTTACTTGTTGCAGTAGGATCTACAACAGCATATTTTTATAGTCTGTATATTGTATTTTTTCAAAGACCGGCTTTCCTCTATGGAATGAGGAATATATATTTTGAATCTTCAACTGTAATCATAACCCTTGTTTTACTTGGAAAATATCTTGAGGCTATGGCTAAAGGAAAAACATCAAAGGTTATTAAAACATTAATGGGGCTTAAACCTAAAAATGCCAGAGTTTTAAGAAATGATGTTGAAGTAGATATATCAATTGAAAAATTATTAGTTGGAGATATTGTCATTGTAAGGCCAGGAGAAAAGATCCCTGTAGATGGAATAATTATAGAAGGTACTTCAATGGTGGATGAGTCTATGCTTACTGGTGAAAGTATACCTGTTAAGAAAAATGAAAAAGATTTTGTAACAGGTGCTTCTTTAAATAAAAATGGAAGCTTTAAATTTCAAGCTACAAAAGTTGGGGATGAAACAGTTCTTTCTAACATAATAAAGATGGTTGAAGAAGCTCAGGAAAGTAAAGCCCCAATACAAAAAATTGCTGATAAAATATGTGGTTATTTTGTACCATTTATCTTCTTGGTGGCATTTAGTACATTTTTAATTTGGTATTTTATTATATATCAAAGCCAATTATTAGATATTGCTTTGATTAATGCTGTTTCAGTTCTAGTGGTTTCTTGTCCATGTGCACTTGGACTTGCTACTCCTACAGCAATTATTGTAGGAATGGGGAAGGGAGCACAAAATGGAATATTGATTAAAAATGGTGAATATTTAGAAAAAATATGCAAAATAAATACTATAGTTTTTGATAAAACTGGAACTATTACAGTAGGGAAGCCAGCGGTCACTGATGTGATTATATTGGACAAAAGTCATGAATATGATGAGAGAAAAATAATTCATATTGCTGCCATGGCTGAAAGAAGATCCGAACATCCTATTGGTGTAGCTATATATGAAAATGGAAAAGAAATAATAGATCAGCAAAGTGCAGCGGTTGAAAGCTTTGAAGCTATACCAGGAAAAGGAATTGAAGCAGTTGTTAAGGGTAAAATTGTACTAATTGGAACAAAGAAACTAATGCAAGAAAATAAAATTGATCTTAAAAATGCTGAGACAATTTTTAATTCCTTCCAAGAAGAAGGTAAAATTGCAGTGTTTATGGCTATAGATAATAATTTGATTTCGGTTTTAGCTCTTTCAGATAAGATTAAGGATAAATCTAAAGATGTAGTTCCTTCTCTTAAAAAAATGGGGATAGAAGTTTATATTCTTACTGGAGATAATAAAAAGACAGCTTTTTCTGTAGCAAACAAAGTTGGTATAGAAAATGTTATGGCAGAAGTCCAACCAGGAAATAAAGCAGAGGTTATTCAAAAATTAATGAATAAAGGCAAGATTGTAGCCATGGTTGGAGATGGTATAAATGATGCACCAGCTTTAGCAACAGCAAATATAGGCTTTGCAATTGGTACTGGTACCGATGTAGCTATTGAAACAGGGGATGTGATTTTATTAAGAGATGATTTAATCACATTACCATTATCAATTAAGCTATCAAAGAAAACTATGGATAAAATCAAACAAAACCTATTGTGGGCATTTATTTACAATTTAATAGGAATACCAATTGCTGCTACTGGTCATTTAAACCCAGTTTTAGCAGCGGCAGCTATGGGTTTAAGTTCAATATCAGTGCTAATTAATTCATTAAGTTTAAAAAAATTTAAATTTATAGACAATAAAATATAG
- a CDS encoding ABC transporter substrate-binding protein — protein sequence MKKKFRILVATITSLLVALSLTSCGKSQSAAATDGTKKLFTIRMVTQTSFNELNIADELGYFKEQGIKIEYTGVLKPGITEYQLIAQGINDAFVGGHPPNVAQARLAGIKVTAVAPGMVDNPNFPHVRYLVKSDSPIKTLDDINGKKVSISGVAGCTDGYLKYYLLQKGKTDNIKWVTLPNPGQQEQSLTQGLVDVTTSHPPYAGLAVAAGGVRQIGTSWDILHSPGAGLSVRGFSDQFIKDHPDVVKGFTEALYKAHVYINSHQNESKAIIAKWLKLKPEDLSVFWYDEDKTINPEYINKWFDISESIGLWKKGDIKPTDIYTNDYAPK from the coding sequence ATGAAAAAGAAATTTAGAATTTTAGTAGCAACTATAACATCTCTTTTAGTCGCATTATCACTAACAAGTTGTGGTAAGAGTCAGAGTGCTGCAGCAACAGATGGAACAAAAAAACTGTTTACAATTAGGATGGTAACCCAGACAAGTTTTAATGAACTTAATATTGCTGACGAACTTGGATATTTTAAAGAACAAGGTATTAAGATTGAATATACTGGAGTACTTAAACCTGGTATAACTGAATACCAACTTATTGCACAAGGAATAAATGACGCATTTGTTGGAGGGCATCCACCAAATGTAGCACAGGCTAGATTAGCTGGCATAAAGGTTACAGCCGTTGCACCTGGTATGGTGGATAATCCTAATTTTCCTCATGTAAGGTACTTAGTAAAAAGTGATAGCCCTATAAAGACATTGGATGATATCAATGGTAAAAAAGTTTCTATTTCTGGTGTAGCTGGATGTACAGATGGATATCTCAAGTATTATTTATTGCAAAAAGGCAAGACAGATAATATAAAATGGGTAACATTACCGAATCCAGGGCAGCAGGAACAGTCTTTGACACAAGGGCTAGTAGATGTTACAACTTCCCATCCTCCTTATGCAGGATTAGCAGTTGCTGCTGGTGGAGTACGTCAGATTGGTACAAGTTGGGATATTCTTCATTCACCAGGAGCAGGCCTTTCAGTACGTGGCTTTAGTGATCAATTTATAAAAGATCATCCTGATGTGGTTAAGGGTTTTACTGAAGCATTATATAAAGCACACGTATATATAAATTCACATCAGAATGAATCTAAAGCTATTATTGCTAAATGGTTAAAACTTAAACCAGAAGATTTAAGTGTATTCTGGTATGATGAAGACAAAACTATAAATCCAGAATATATAAATAAATGGTTTGATATATCTGAAAGCATAGGATTGTGGAAGAAGGGAGATATAAAACCTACTGATATTTACACTAATGATTATGCTCCAAAATAA
- a CDS encoding ABC transporter permease, whose translation MLLKNLNEGNGVLVKNLNKGNGAVLKIFRKIYEVIYNLLAVFIFIGLWEFIARLKIINPIFLPPFSKVVAAFLELFISGDIYANLFISLQRSLTGFFVGLIVAIPLGLIIGWFKKFEKFIDPLIQTFRNLSVLALLPVFVLFFGIGETSKVVVIAWAVTWSVLLNTISGVKNVDPQLIKAARSMGVSNFSLFKTVIFPGALTSIYTGIRISATTSILVLIAAEMLGANTGLGYLLYLYQSNMKIPEMFSIIIILALLGLSVNYSLVGLEKKLFKWKEVFK comes from the coding sequence ATGTTATTAAAAAACTTAAATGAAGGGAATGGAGTATTAGTAAAGAATTTAAATAAAGGGAATGGAGCAGTATTAAAAATTTTTAGAAAAATATACGAAGTGATTTACAATCTATTAGCTGTATTTATTTTTATTGGACTATGGGAATTTATTGCTAGGCTTAAAATAATTAATCCTATATTTTTACCACCTTTTTCAAAAGTTGTTGCTGCTTTCTTAGAGCTCTTCATTTCTGGGGATATATATGCCAATCTTTTTATAAGTCTTCAAAGGTCATTAACTGGATTTTTTGTAGGACTTATTGTAGCAATTCCCTTAGGACTGATAATAGGTTGGTTTAAAAAATTTGAGAAATTTATAGATCCTCTCATACAAACTTTTAGAAATCTTTCAGTTTTGGCACTTTTGCCTGTATTTGTACTTTTTTTTGGCATAGGAGAAACCTCTAAAGTAGTTGTAATAGCCTGGGCAGTCACATGGTCCGTACTTTTAAACACTATTTCAGGTGTTAAGAATGTTGATCCTCAACTTATAAAGGCTGCTAGATCAATGGGAGTTTCAAATTTTTCTTTATTTAAAACGGTAATTTTTCCAGGAGCTTTAACATCAATTTATACAGGTATAAGAATAAGTGCAACAACTTCTATTTTAGTATTGATTGCTGCTGAAATGCTTGGTGCCAATACAGGATTAGGTTATTTATTGTATCTTTACCAATCAAACATGAAGATACCTGAGATGTTTTCAATTATAATTATATTAGCTTTATTGGGACTATCGGTAAATTACTCTTTAGTAGGTTTAGAGAAAAAATTATTTAAATGGAAGGAAGTATTTAAATAG
- a CDS encoding DEAD/DEAH box helicase, giving the protein MDFKELGISEDIINTLKKAGITEPTAIQKESISFIKEGKDLIAEAQTGTGKTLAFLLPIFESISVDSPTIQALIVTPTRELAIQITEEAMKLKEAKAINILAAYGGKDIGSQMKKLKRNIHLIIATPGRLLDHLARKTINLMNLKTLVLDEADQILLMGFKNDIENIIKETSKKRQTLCFSATMNPEVKKLAYRYMKDPLVVTSKKEKVTLDNIKQYVVETTDREKQDALCSVLDEDRPFMAIIFCRTKRRVDDLEVALYRRGYDCVKLHSDIIQSKRERIMKSFRNGDIQYLIATDVASRGLDISGVSHIYNYDIPESAESYIHRIGRTGRAGEYGYTCMFVDPKNKKELDEIEKAIKFKIPRRLK; this is encoded by the coding sequence ATGGATTTTAAAGAACTTGGAATTAGTGAAGATATAATAAATACATTAAAGAAAGCAGGCATTACTGAGCCAACAGCAATTCAAAAAGAGAGTATTAGCTTTATTAAAGAAGGAAAAGATCTTATAGCGGAGGCACAAACAGGTACGGGAAAAACTCTTGCTTTTTTACTTCCCATTTTTGAAAGCATATCAGTTGATTCTCCAACAATTCAGGCTTTGATTGTAACCCCTACAAGAGAACTTGCTATTCAAATAACTGAAGAAGCCATGAAACTTAAAGAAGCTAAAGCTATCAATATTTTAGCAGCCTATGGCGGTAAAGATATAGGATCTCAAATGAAAAAGTTAAAGAGAAACATCCATTTAATTATAGCAACTCCAGGAAGACTTTTAGATCATCTTGCTAGAAAAACAATAAACCTCATGAATTTAAAGACTTTAGTACTAGATGAGGCAGATCAAATACTACTCATGGGTTTTAAAAACGATATTGAAAATATTATAAAGGAAACTTCTAAAAAGCGTCAGACATTATGTTTTTCCGCAACTATGAACCCTGAAGTTAAAAAACTAGCCTATAGGTATATGAAGGATCCTTTAGTAGTTACTTCTAAAAAAGAAAAGGTTACACTGGATAATATTAAGCAATATGTGGTAGAAACTACAGACAGAGAAAAGCAAGATGCTTTATGTAGTGTTTTAGATGAAGACAGACCATTTATGGCTATAATATTTTGCAGAACTAAGAGAAGAGTTGACGATCTTGAAGTCGCTTTGTATAGACGTGGATATGATTGTGTAAAACTCCATAGTGATATAATTCAGTCAAAACGCGAAAGAATAATGAAATCCTTTAGAAATGGAGATATCCAATACTTAATAGCTACTGATGTTGCATCTAGAGGATTAGATATAAGTGGAGTTAGTCATATATATAATTATGATATCCCAGAAAGTGCAGAATCCTATATTCATCGAATTGGTAGAACAGGCAGAGCTGGTGAATACGGCTATACATGCATGTTTGTAGATCCTAAAAACAAAAAAGAATTGGATGAAATAGAAAAAGCTATAAAATTTAAGATTCCGAGAAGGCTAAAATAG
- the recQ gene encoding DNA helicase RecQ — protein MKEALNALQEYYGYKEFRKSQNSVIDSILCGKDTLAVMPTGGGKSICYQIPALLFDGVTIVISPLISLMKDQVDNIKDLGISAEYINSSLNFKEIQAIIEKLNNNEIKILYLAPERLESVEFCNLMKTLSISQVAVDEAHCVSQWGHDFRTSYRYISKFVKTLLKRPIVTAFTATATEEVRKDIIKLIELNNPGVFISGFDRENLKINILKIAGRLKYVLNYIEENRDQSGIIYASTRKEVDNIYENLIENNISASRYHAGLSDVERKQNQEDFVYDRINVMVATNAFGMGIDKSNVRFVIHYNMPKNIESYYQEIGRAGRDGEKSECILLFSPQDIMTQKYLIEVGTQQSERRINDYKKLQTMIDFVHHNGCLRKYILNYFGEDTDYEDCGNCSNCLTEGELVDKTVDAQKVLSCIYRMKRDFGVNTIVDVLRGSSQKKILQYRFNELSTYGLMKNYSKKDLSEFINTLISHGFINLKEGEYPTVILCDNSMKVLKGDEKVIFKEAIEVKKISEDNELFETLRSLRKEIAAEEGVPPYFIFPDSTLKEMSLRYPLNKEHIFDISGVGQVKYEKYGETFLNVINDYVEKNNIEAKWTERAETKTLHTTRAVTRNTSNKGKTYDITINMIKEGKSIKEIAKERELTVTTVLGHIDKYFREGNSEKFQINFDEFFREEQEQEIILAADKLGIDKLAPIKAEVSDGISYDAIRAVVLKNYILNKL, from the coding sequence ATGAAAGAAGCATTAAATGCATTACAGGAATACTATGGATATAAAGAATTTAGAAAATCTCAAAACTCTGTAATTGACAGCATATTGTGTGGGAAAGATACTTTGGCTGTCATGCCAACAGGGGGAGGTAAATCCATTTGCTATCAGATACCAGCACTATTATTTGATGGCGTTACGATCGTAATATCTCCATTAATATCTCTTATGAAAGATCAAGTGGATAATATAAAAGATTTAGGTATAAGTGCAGAATATATAAATAGCTCTCTTAACTTTAAAGAAATCCAAGCAATTATTGAAAAGTTAAATAATAATGAAATAAAAATTCTTTATCTAGCACCAGAAAGATTGGAATCAGTTGAATTCTGTAACCTTATGAAAACACTAAGTATATCTCAAGTTGCTGTAGATGAAGCACATTGTGTATCGCAATGGGGCCATGATTTTAGAACAAGCTATCGATATATAAGTAAATTTGTAAAAACTCTTTTAAAAAGACCCATAGTAACTGCTTTTACTGCTACAGCTACTGAAGAAGTAAGAAAAGATATAATAAAGTTAATAGAACTTAATAATCCTGGAGTTTTTATATCAGGTTTTGATAGAGAAAATTTAAAAATAAACATATTAAAAATAGCAGGCAGATTAAAATATGTATTAAATTATATAGAAGAAAACAGAGATCAATCTGGAATAATATATGCATCAACGAGAAAAGAAGTAGATAATATTTATGAAAATCTTATTGAAAATAACATATCTGCCTCTAGATATCATGCAGGATTATCCGATGTTGAAAGAAAACAAAATCAAGAAGACTTTGTATATGATAGAATTAATGTTATGGTAGCTACTAATGCCTTTGGTATGGGAATTGATAAGTCAAATGTGCGTTTTGTAATACACTATAATATGCCTAAAAATATTGAAAGCTATTATCAGGAAATAGGGAGAGCTGGCCGTGATGGAGAAAAGAGTGAATGTATTTTATTGTTTTCCCCACAGGATATTATGACTCAAAAATATTTAATTGAAGTTGGAACTCAGCAGTCTGAAAGGAGAATAAATGATTATAAGAAACTTCAAACCATGATTGATTTTGTTCATCATAATGGATGTCTTAGAAAATACATTTTAAATTATTTTGGAGAAGATACTGATTATGAGGATTGTGGTAATTGCAGTAACTGTTTAACTGAAGGAGAATTAGTTGATAAAACTGTAGATGCACAAAAAGTTTTATCCTGCATCTATAGAATGAAAAGAGATTTTGGAGTAAATACAATTGTAGATGTATTAAGAGGCTCTTCTCAAAAGAAAATATTGCAGTACAGATTTAATGAACTATCTACTTATGGATTGATGAAAAATTATTCTAAAAAGGATTTGTCAGAGTTTATAAATACACTTATATCTCATGGATTTATAAATTTAAAAGAAGGGGAATATCCTACGGTAATACTTTGTGATAATTCTATGAAAGTTCTAAAGGGAGATGAAAAGGTAATATTCAAAGAAGCTATTGAAGTTAAGAAAATATCTGAGGACAATGAACTTTTCGAAACTTTGAGAAGCCTGCGTAAAGAAATCGCAGCCGAGGAGGGTGTACCACCATATTTTATTTTCCCAGACAGTACCTTAAAAGAAATGAGTTTAAGATATCCTTTAAATAAAGAACATATATTTGATATATCTGGTGTAGGGCAAGTTAAATACGAAAAATATGGTGAAACTTTTTTAAATGTAATAAATGACTACGTAGAAAAAAACAATATTGAAGCTAAATGGACTGAAAGAGCAGAAACTAAAACTTTACACACAACTCGAGCTGTAACTAGAAACACAAGTAATAAGGGAAAAACTTATGATATAACTATTAATATGATAAAAGAAGGTAAGAGCATAAAAGAAATTGCTAAAGAAAGAGAACTTACTGTAACTACAGTACTTGGTCATATAGATAAGTATTTTAGAGAAGGTAATTCAGAAAAGTTTCAAATTAATTTTGATGAGTTCTTTAGAGAAGAACAGGAACAAGAGATTATTTTAGCTGCTGACAAACTAGGTATAGATAAGCTTGCACCAATAAAAGCAGAAGTATCAGATGGAATAAGCTATGATGCAATAAGAGCGGTTGTATTAAAAAATTATATATTAAATAAACTTTAA
- a CDS encoding 2'-5' RNA ligase family protein, with amino-acid sequence MPYVIVITLSGEALKFHDEITTEVCNKFKVRRTKLPGHITLKAPFDSDNIDELIDLLEVFANRTKKAPINIEGYGSFRNDVIFMKTTFSKEAKKIYDQLEYLLKTLNWLQWKKNESGEKVFHTTIVSKRIKDKFEEIWNYVNDTQCNFNIYFDNISIYIWKDNTWVLYKKFLLQD; translated from the coding sequence ATGCCATATGTTATAGTTATTACATTAAGTGGGGAAGCATTAAAATTTCATGATGAAATAACAACGGAAGTTTGTAATAAATTTAAAGTGAGAAGAACTAAATTACCAGGGCATATTACCTTAAAAGCACCATTTGATAGTGATAACATAGACGAACTAATAGATCTACTTGAAGTTTTTGCAAATAGAACTAAAAAAGCACCAATAAACATAGAGGGATATGGCAGTTTTAGAAATGATGTTATATTTATGAAAACAACATTTTCAAAAGAAGCAAAGAAAATTTATGACCAATTAGAATATCTACTTAAAACGCTAAATTGGCTCCAATGGAAGAAAAACGAAAGTGGTGAAAAAGTTTTTCATACAACCATCGTTTCCAAAAGAATAAAAGATAAATTTGAAGAGATATGGAATTATGTAAATGATACTCAGTGCAATTTTAATATTTATTTTGATAATATATCAATTTATATATGGAAAGATAATACATGGGTATTATATAAGAAATTTTTACTTCAAGATTAG